ctgtttctcaggccacacaaacttcagaaagctcaaatttgggatataatagtgtgatagttgatctatctaacgcaaaaaatttgatcaaaaaatatcatcaaagtaaaaagttatggaagttcaaagtcgaagtgatagtgcgcttgcttccaatttctatacaattatgaacggtactgtagtttAATTTACTGGTGATTCTTCGGGTGAACCAATACAAATTTAATGCGATGACCATATCTCAAAGTCAATACATCATCGATCCGAATTGAAATTTCCTTAGTTTCCTGATGATAACAttgatttaacttttttctaaataaacagTGTCAACCTcttattgattattcaaaatatgACTGTGTATTCTTTAAGCATTGAAGCTCTAAAGACTTCTAAAATATGAGGCAAAGAAGAGGAAAgaatcaaagagttttcaaaaaggcattaAGCATAGGAAACAGTTTGGAATTTTGTTTGTCATAATATTATAACATAATCCATTTTTAGTTGCTTTCCGTCTTCAACCATTAGAGCCCTTTTGCAAACTCTTTGCTCCAACAGGGATCAAGGTTAGGAAAAAGAGCTAGTTTATCAAGGAAGAAAATTGGGTGGTATTGATTTGCTTCCAATATATCACTCTACCCATTTTTATTGGACGTTTATGAAATGCctcatagaaataggagtttccttaggaaatgtctaggagcgtaggaggtgtaggacaatcatgatcgcaccatttaccaaaatggatccagATCTTTACCTTTAACCaactaacacaaccccttccttggatacttgaatatggattcgcagacgtatagacggtttccatagatTGTGATACTAACCTAtctctggttctgactatttcaatttttttgagtatCCCTTccccccattgactactaggacgtggccggcgccgttattaatcatataaaaaagggagagcatTAGTTTTGTACATGTAGAAcggctgctaatcccaagcaccattcttttggactttgtaaaaaaattgatggcctcgattaatcaccgAGTaacaaccattggcgacgtggaacttgttctgcttagccacgccagcgatcgtagaattcgaaatgtatagtttgaaaaaaaaaaatgtaaaaaaagaagTTCCTCTAgaatcgatttgaaaaaaaaccctgtaatgaagcatttcgagttcaatgatttaaggtggatatgagtagtcaatcaagctaagctaagctataagCAAAATACCtttaatctaaaaattttcattcggtAATATCGAAACTTGTCCAATAGAAATAAGACCCCTTAAAATCTGACTAGATTTTGGTTATttagttttgtttacatttcacaGTTCTTTCcggtgtccttggagacatctggtggctcaaccaaaaaacataaaattgttggaACTTTAAACACGTTTCAAGGTTTAaattgtacatctgttcatctatGTGTGTGTAGAACCTTAGTATTTCgtgtcaaattgaaaatttcttataagTTTTAGCTGTGGAAAGGATCGTTTTTCTTTATAACAAGTATTCCGTTAAACCTAACCcaattattttcattgatagattttaaatgtttttttatccttttcagTACACCTACAGCGACTGGTTGCTTCCCAACATCTCTTACTACCGGCAACAGTTTGGATACCCGATTAACATTTGTGAGAATGTCAAACTACAGATGTCACATAATTTGACGGCTTACTCAGAAATTGAATACTGTTCAACCAGTGAAACGAATCAACGGAATTTCGGTAACATGTCTGATATTGATTtagatcttaaaaataaacattctaCCACTTCCAGATGCCTTCGACTACACCTTCTTCACAATTCTTCTGATTGTCCCAATCCTGGCAATTTTATCCACCTATTACGATGCCCGAAGGACCAACAACAATCTATACTTCCAGGAGAAACTCACCAACAGGAAACAAATTCTTCTATCGGCTTTCTCCATCCGTCGAAACATTCACTCTCTGGTAATGGAACCTCCAAGCAGCAATCAACTGCTGCAGGACCTCTCATTCCTGGACGGTATTCGAACAATCATCATGATAGTGGTGATGGTCGTCCATATGTACATAGCACAGCGTATGAACATCACCCAGAACCCCGAGGTGATGGAAATGGTAAGCCTATCGAAGATCGATCTTTAAACGATTTCCTGCTAATATGAACTGTCTTCAACAGACCGGAACTGATCCGATATTCGCCGTGGTGGCAGGTTTCAGCCCCTTCACGGTCAGCGTTTTTCTGCTTATCAGTGGATTCCTGACTGCAGTTTACTTCGTCAAGAGCACCGAAGGCAAACCCTTCTCTTCCGGTTACTTCGTGCTGGGAGTCGTGAATCGGTTTCTGCGTCTCATGCCCATCTACCTTTTGGTGATGCTTTTTACCGTATCTGTGGCTGATCAATTCAACGTGAGCCCGACGGCTTATCGAGGGGTGGTCCTGTCCAAGAATGCCTGCCGCCGGAAGTGGTGGATCAATATGCTGTTCATCAACAACTACTATCAGAAGGGCGAGTACTGTTTGATCCATACCTGGTACCTGGCGGCCGATTTCCAGCTGTTTGTTGTGGGCTTGGCGGCGATGATGTTGATTTGGAGGTAGGATTAAGGTAGTATTGGTAAATTCAAAAACCTTTAATAGCTGTTGATTAATTTTAGGTATCCACGGATGTTCAAGCCACTGGTAGCACTGATGGCTTTGCTGGGATTTGTTTTCCCAGCCCTCCGAACTTACATATACAAGTTTGACGGCACCATGTATCACCCTACCAAGtgagttttgaattctttaaaCCAATCTCATTTGAATTGGCTATTTTTGCAATCATGGTTGAGAACACATTCGAACCAGCAGTACTTACATGATTGACCACATGCCCTCAGCAAGTTAAATTCTTTATCAATTTTAGCTATCTGAAAGACGGGAACATACAGTTAGTATTAAAATTGACCGTGTACCCAACCGCTTTGTACGTGAGTCATCAACTTTGTTCTTCCCTAACTTTTAAATGCAATGATATTTGGTCGGGAtttgaccagaccgaactgaacactaaattgaaaaaaagagttACCTATTGCAGCGAACTCAAAACATGTTAAATTGCCTACTCTATGAAGTTTAGaacatatttccaaattttgaagaatttattgaaaaaaatcgatgttGCAGGCAgtggaaatgacaaaaatgcattGCGCCAAACTGAATttagagcagtggttttcaaagtggcccctaccgcccccttgggggcgttgagggCTTCCAgaggggcggtgagctcaactttgaaatttggtgGCGTTGGAATGGCTCAAAGGGGCGGTGAAGTGAGGTCATATTAAAATTCTCATTAAgacaaattacgaaaaaaacgtAGATTTGAAATCACAACGAGCAAGTTCAATGCCCAAAAAATTCTTTACTGAACTAAACATCAAATTACAGAAAGGTTAAAGATCAAAACGTCATTAATTTCACAGAGCTGCAAAGCAAGTTTTTGTCTTTGTTACTCAAACATTGacagttcttttttttatcacgtACTTTGGTACGATCTATGTGGTGATCTAATTTTGTTAGTTTACTTTCGATTATTCATACATTGAAAGAttaattttggatggcaatgcttaaaagtttttaaaatgtgtttttttttaaatatgttgaaccgaacaacttttgaaagaGATCTGCGAAAAAAGCGCCATATGTGATCCAATtgttaattattttataaagaaaaaaatagccaAGAGATCTTGTATTTTCAGTTCTGTTTTGTTCTTTATATATCAATCGGTTCGAAAATTAACGATTAAAAATCCAATTGTGCCgtttgtctttgaaaaacttttaaattataaGTCACTAAAATCTTCGGAATGCAGAtattagaatttattttaaagatcaAAACCCGCAATTGCTATTTAACTTTGAACAGGACTAAATTCAGATGtaagttttcataaatataattacgatttttttgatatcagaaaattataataaagaatttgcattatcaaaatttgagatttttgttttgttttcaaaacaaaatgattACACTAGGGAACAAAATTTTGAGTGCTTTTTTCCTAGTAATTCATTTTGGAAGATATTGGCGTCCTGAATTCGTATCATTAgtaagattttgtctatcacctctggCTTTGGTGATGTGgtgtgttaaatttttaaaaatttggcgaTTTCCAATTGATTagttttcagtaaattcgatcTTTTATAACTGATTTTAGTGATTAAGTGATTTTAAATCCATTTTGTatctttcattcaatcaaggaatcAGATCTTGACTTGATAACCTAGttttatgccgttttcgttattctccactggcgcggggcaaaactttctctgaataaacaatcaaaatcatgacccgggacgatgcaaatatatggttgctatgggcgatggaagcgaaaagttattctttctctccttaagaaaaacccgtaagatctgtcaaaagttgggtgaaatctTAGCTGCATCCCTCTTGCACTTatggaaaaccatcacccaaattcggcagcgaTTCCATCGCCTCGcctatactcacccttatgtttacccccaacactgacaacttttacggggtgtAACTGCCTGCTtaaggttcaaatctcgggcaaaactacaccaaggtttttttatgcggttttttacacggctttttttaaacggttttcgggaattaacacggtctTAAGTTTCAGAActtcagagctgcagaatttgaatggtcttttcttacacggttttcgggaattaacacggttttttttacacggttttttttacgcggtacgtagggtaaatgatcttgagcggaactagtcaaaatctgatcttgagcggaaccatttacttttcctaagatctaggcaatgattgtttatgaatcttatcaaattgttgaaaaaacactttttcaagatcttttcatacaagcattgacatttttgcttaaatttattaactgaaataatgaTATTAGAAGATTcaaaaacataccgatttctgctgcaattttcatcaatttacgctgactttgaacgtcaatttatgtcatcCTTGACCGTTGAAAACTGATTCTCAATgaataaaatggtaaaaaaactcatagaaaagcattattcgggtttttgttacaagttttccatcaaaatatcaaataatggagtagtttttgaaagtaaaatatgatcttgagtggaaccatctttgatcttgagcggaactactagcttccgaaatataccgctaggtgcgctgccttatgccttatgtctcacacgcggttttttacccctgaatgtatgcagcacctttgtatttttcttataaCATCAGCTTTAGGaacagaaaagatgtaaaatgaagctcgaatagaacaaaaactaattaattggtGTAACAgcgtaccaaaataggaacactaaaagtttaatttcttggggtacaagaaatgtgtttttgattctttctttcagagtGACGACGAGAAGAaggaggaaggctttcatacatattttttggcataattcgagaactaatgaagccaatCAAGTTAAGTCATTCTtacagaataagaatcaatcttcattgccattactattcgtactttaagaagtagctttcttttaaagaggttgttttagatgttcacattccaattgaaaacgatctACTATCTTataaacaaaaactcaaattgtttTACACACATTCCTTCAGTTTAACAAAGTGtaacaaagcacaccgggttagctattttataatactccacgattcaattggtggcatggtattgaaaacctatccgattccctTGTGTTTGACTTTACACTTGAGCTTGAACTAGAAATCGGTTTGAGAAATACTTCTTTTATCAGTTGAgctaaataattaatgtttccataaatttttaatataaataaatatgaccgtgattcataagaaactgaaatttattataaactttattctatgaatgagttgcttagagcaaagttgccgaaatcacagaaaagtctgttattttacagaattttgaggaaacttttCAACACCACTCTTATGATTTGTCTTAGTAAATCTTTGTAGGTACCGGAGTTTAGGggtcaagtcctgccggtgagccttTGTatcttttctgaaaatttcatgatatttacggcttttgttctttcattctttgatacctcatgtttctctaatactttccatcaccttcgaaaattaggcaacttttatcacagcatctgtgtcacagaacacgagattttgaaatatttacagatttcgcagaattttagaattccgaatggatttccataattgtattttttttggtcaatataaaatttaggtttcttactttgaattagaaaagtatgaaaagattttcaacgttaACTGActaaactaaaatataaaagaaaaattttgaaaagattttcaacgttaactgatttttcccaactaaaatataaaattgacccaatttatcatgagaagaaataataaaaatcagattttagagcaatgtacattttgttttgcaaaatctgtaattaaaGGCATCTTTTTTTGTATTACTCACTATGTCGttactttcaaaaattgttcggggcaatatgaccctaaacacgcacattccaaaaatcaatcaaatatactaacgaatttaatttgtgaaataaaaaaactaaaatttgagtttagagaatcgattctttcaaaaaaggatacagtgaatcaaagtgaaaatttgacttttttttaagcaagaaataaatatgaacagatgacagaagaaaatggttccgctcaagatcatattttagttccgctcaagatcagcatggttccgctcaagatcagaattcttacttcagtaaaacagctctagaaaTATCAGGATTTactcaaaaatattctaaaaatcatcattagaaagtaGAAAcaaagatctatccgctgaactgaaaaaaattttgttcgggTATAACCCAAAcccataccgcttgatcaactgttccgagttgcgtcgaattgagccaattagttccgctcaagatcatttaccctatatcagtgtaaaaaaaaaccttactgtagtGTACTTCCGAAtaaataaacgaacacaataacATAAGTTAGGGCAAAACTTGTGGAAAACTAGGTTTCCactgctaataaacgaaaacactattagaGATTAGCATTACCAAcattaaattcttcaatttttagatACTTGAAGAGCTGTCATTACAACTTCTTCAGACATCATTCAGGGAAGTTTTTGagcatttgaattgaaaattttaacccaTTCAACAACATTGTTGAATTATACAAAACGTTTTGACTTATGCTTTTCAaagattcaatttggtttaaatcaGGCATGGCAAACTGGGGGTACTTAGGCttaggtcaatgcggcccgcgtagcccgacttaaattgtcacaaaaaaacaccactgatttttatgtaaaatattactgcaaaaaaaactaaagctgaatgtaccgatttaactgattttggctgcggccctctacgttataaaattttttttatgcggcccacacacctaaacgagtttgacatgcctggttaaatcttcttaaaatttgagaaaattgcaTACTAGTGAAGTTTGTAGATAAATTAGTAAAAAAGACAACTTTTATAGCTTTTTTCTCTGAAGTCACTGACGGTCTGAGGAAAACTTtatcattgaattaaaaccttTTGTGCTACTCTATAGTTTCGCCAAAAAAGTATAGAATTTTCTGAGGcgcataaagcttagttcttttagaaatgggacagttacgaatgcctgtatcttaaaaaccattcgtttgaacgaaatactttctctgaagaaaatgaaggtaatgttatgatctttcatgaaaaaatttgaaaaaaaatatttaccgttttttgttaaagaaatttctacttttttcttggtatctcctattggccggcgcacacttttttcagtcatggtattgatcagtttcttcaacttatacttcgtaaaatctatattttaggtggcttcaccctccttcttcaatttctgatacttttcggtccaaaacttcttttttaaaagaaactggaagcattttagtggaaacagttgtttcgaaatgaacaagtttgattatatttttgatcacttttttgaacgtttttttttttggtaccgGTTTAACAgattaagagctttggaactttcaaaaaatgattttttgaggttggatttcaatgagtcatcactaggcaacactttcagcttatcggagaaaattgttttggacatatcagcgatctacccttagtttttcgtttattgaaaataaaaaaatgctggtatgagacttgacttccttgatgacccttaaccgttgttgtcgatcatgtgcttcactccaatgcttgatttgaactttgtggacattattga
This sequence is a window from Uranotaenia lowii strain MFRU-FL chromosome 3, ASM2978415v1, whole genome shotgun sequence. Protein-coding genes within it:
- the LOC129752453 gene encoding O-acyltransferase like protein-like; amino-acid sequence: MSPKRHTAAFLFVLTIAWIPVGKCSNFYFQYNMTEYYQMPPLHQFENYDHCLRSQPGATYCTVKSIIRPNEQSELWKIIEKYSQYQYQYDHNVLLRGVCVPECEKLISSMNGDQLEQFNQKKFNITVRYTYSDWLLPNISYYRQQFGYPINICENVKLQMSHNLTAYSEIEYCSTSETNQRNFDAFDYTFFTILLIVPILAILSTYYDARRTNNNLYFQEKLTNRKQILLSAFSIRRNIHSLVMEPPSSNQLLQDLSFLDGIRTIIMIVVMVVHMYIAQRMNITQNPEVMEMTGTDPIFAVVAGFSPFTVSVFLLISGFLTAVYFVKSTEGKPFSSGYFVLGVVNRFLRLMPIYLLVMLFTVSVADQFNVSPTAYRGVVLSKNACRRKWWINMLFINNYYQKGEYCLIHTWYLAADFQLFVVGLAAMMLIWRYPRMFKPLVALMALLGFVFPALRTYIYKFDGTMYHPTKSYTLRAWYETIYKDYYLVTDTHCSSYFAGLVAGILYHKIRKNPDKFINSKFVTTLRWLLYPIMNALFLPAVAFEHLNLPKPSLWMSAFAGAHRWIFSAGLAFYFLVYIFFGSRFFLGWLRQTRILNAGILRIPGRLTLSFF